One genomic segment of Kordiimonas sp. SCSIO 12603 includes these proteins:
- a CDS encoding cytochrome c family protein, with product MDSFEWNKVMGAVISFALLIMVIRTISDSTFHVEETKPAFTIEVASAGGAAEAAEEDKPSLAVLLASADAAKGARQFAKCKACHTVEKGGRNGTGPNLYGIIGRSVAADDTFKYSSVLGGANQIWTWELMDQWLTSPKNTFKGTSMGFAGIKKEQQRADLMAYLRTFADVEEALPVEESAEKAEEAAEVSR from the coding sequence GTGGATTCCTTTGAGTGGAATAAAGTAATGGGCGCGGTTATTTCGTTTGCCCTACTGATCATGGTTATTAGAACCATTTCTGATAGCACGTTTCATGTAGAAGAAACGAAGCCTGCTTTCACAATTGAAGTTGCCTCTGCTGGTGGTGCTGCTGAAGCTGCAGAAGAAGATAAGCCTTCGCTTGCAGTTCTTCTTGCTTCTGCTGATGCTGCAAAAGGTGCGAGACAGTTTGCTAAGTGTAAAGCTTGTCACACTGTTGAAAAAGGCGGCAGAAACGGTACTGGCCCGAACCTTTACGGTATTATTGGTCGTTCAGTTGCTGCGGATGATACGTTCAAATATTCTTCAGTTCTTGGTGGTGCAAACCAGATTTGGACTTGGGAACTTATGGACCAGTGGCTTACTAGCCCTAAGAACACATTCAAAGGCACATCAATGGGCTTCGCTGGTATCAAGAAAGAACAACAGCGTGCTGATCTGATGGCGTACCTACGTACATTTGCTGATGTTGAAGAAGCACTTCCAGTTGAAGAAAGTGCTGAGAAAGCTGAAGAAGCTGCTGAGGTTTCCAGATAA
- a CDS encoding prephenate dehydratase: MNTSAQDPKNTIAFQGELGAYSHMAAQAKFPFMDVLPCPSFEDALAAVQNGKARLAMIPIENSTAGRVADIHILLPGSGLHIIGEHFESIRHCLLATPDASKETLKSVTSHVQALGQCRKNLRAMGLHREPFADTAGSAKHVAALGDNSVAAIASKLAAEVYGLQIITEDLQDEGNNTTRFVVLSQEKTEPEKLRGELMTSFTFEVKNIPAALYKALGGFATNGVNMTKLESYYESDSFTVSEFYVDIVGHMGMANVKRAMEELEFHSKRVNILGTYEMERARV; this comes from the coding sequence ATGAACACCTCTGCCCAAGACCCAAAGAATACGATCGCCTTCCAAGGCGAACTCGGCGCTTATTCCCACATGGCGGCACAGGCGAAGTTTCCGTTTATGGATGTTTTGCCCTGCCCAAGCTTTGAAGATGCGCTTGCAGCGGTACAAAATGGCAAAGCCCGTCTTGCAATGATTCCCATTGAAAACAGCACCGCTGGCCGCGTGGCGGATATACATATCCTCCTCCCCGGTTCAGGCCTTCATATCATTGGTGAGCATTTTGAAAGCATCCGTCACTGCCTCCTGGCAACACCAGATGCCAGTAAGGAAACCCTGAAATCAGTAACCAGCCACGTACAGGCGCTTGGTCAGTGCCGGAAAAACCTGCGCGCTATGGGCCTGCACAGAGAGCCTTTCGCAGATACTGCGGGTTCGGCCAAACATGTTGCCGCACTCGGTGATAATTCTGTTGCGGCCATCGCCAGCAAGCTGGCCGCAGAAGTTTATGGTCTTCAGATCATCACCGAAGACCTGCAGGACGAAGGCAATAACACCACGCGCTTTGTTGTGCTTTCACAGGAAAAAACAGAGCCTGAAAAATTACGCGGGGAACTGATGACAAGCTTTACTTTCGAAGTGAAGAACATCCCAGCTGCGCTTTATAAAGCTCTTGGCGGCTTCGCCACTAACGGCGTGAACATGACCAAGCTTGAAAGCTATTACGAATCAGATAGCTTCACTGTTTCAGAGTTTTACGTAGATATCGTCGGTCATATGGGAATGGCAAACGTGAAACGCGCCATGGAGGAATTAGAGTTTCATTCAAAGCGCGTGAATATTCTAGGCACCTACGAAATGGAACGCGCCCGCGTTTAA
- a CDS encoding DsrE family protein, translating into MAKQAPRRPMTLMVISPEADRIHMALMTAATAAAMGQPTTFFFSKAAAKFLTNEGWEKLQTSEGVASTEMDIALDAAGVADKALLMDGLAALNVRFVVCESALREHNIDATEIITRPAVEISGLADIIEKGTGGDWLTF; encoded by the coding sequence ATGGCAAAACAAGCACCTCGCAGACCAATGACCTTGATGGTAATCAGCCCGGAGGCTGACCGTATTCATATGGCATTGATGACAGCAGCGACAGCTGCGGCCATGGGCCAGCCAACAACTTTCTTTTTCTCAAAAGCTGCCGCCAAATTTCTAACGAATGAAGGTTGGGAAAAGCTTCAAACCAGTGAAGGGGTGGCGTCCACTGAAATGGATATAGCCCTTGATGCAGCTGGCGTAGCAGACAAAGCTTTGTTGATGGATGGCCTTGCTGCTCTCAATGTTCGTTTTGTTGTATGCGAATCAGCACTTCGTGAGCATAATATTGATGCTACAGAGATTATTACCCGCCCGGCGGTGGAAATTAGTGGCCTCGCTGATATCATCGAAAAAGGCACTGGCGGTGATTGGCTGACCTTTTAA